A region of uncultured Anaeromusa sp. DNA encodes the following proteins:
- a CDS encoding efflux RND transporter periplasmic adaptor subunit, which translates to MKKRLKVLLLLMLVVLMAAGIYSLYFKKQSDPNSIKVSGNIETTTVGVGFKMAGHVAQRFVDEGERVQKGQPIAALEQADLELDVANAKAQLIAAQAMLTQLNNGSRVQDVSAAQAVLRSAEADKENAATDYQRMRQLYVQGAIAEQQLDRSRTVYATANARSDQAAQQLSLLVEGPRQEEIALAAAKVEQSKQVLNLAQTRLGYSQIIAPIDGFVLSKNIEAGEYVSPGTAVVTLGELGQVWLKAYISETDLGKVKIGQPVNVTTDTYPGKKYQGQIQFIASEAEFTPKNIQTAEERVKLVYRVKISIANEAYELKPGMPADAQILLNGE; encoded by the coding sequence ATGAAAAAGAGACTAAAGGTGTTACTGCTTTTGATGCTCGTGGTTCTAATGGCTGCAGGTATATATTCTTTGTACTTCAAGAAGCAGAGTGATCCCAACAGCATTAAGGTTTCCGGCAATATTGAAACAACCACAGTCGGGGTTGGCTTTAAAATGGCCGGGCATGTGGCGCAGCGCTTTGTGGATGAAGGCGAAAGAGTGCAAAAGGGGCAACCTATCGCTGCTTTGGAGCAGGCCGATCTGGAATTGGATGTGGCTAACGCGAAGGCCCAGCTTATTGCGGCGCAAGCGATGCTGACGCAATTGAACAACGGCTCGCGAGTACAAGATGTTTCAGCGGCGCAGGCCGTCTTGCGCAGTGCCGAGGCGGACAAAGAAAACGCGGCTACGGATTATCAGCGCATGCGGCAGTTGTATGTTCAAGGAGCCATAGCCGAACAGCAGTTGGACCGGAGCCGCACTGTTTATGCAACGGCAAACGCCCGCAGTGATCAAGCGGCGCAGCAGCTTAGTCTGCTTGTCGAAGGTCCTCGGCAGGAAGAAATTGCATTGGCAGCGGCTAAAGTGGAGCAAAGCAAACAGGTGTTAAACTTAGCGCAGACCCGTCTTGGCTATTCGCAGATTATTGCACCCATCGACGGTTTTGTTTTATCTAAAAATATTGAAGCCGGCGAATATGTGTCTCCGGGCACGGCTGTAGTTACTCTTGGCGAATTAGGTCAGGTTTGGCTTAAAGCCTATATTTCCGAAACCGACTTGGGCAAGGTAAAGATTGGCCAGCCGGTCAACGTGACCACCGATACGTATCCAGGGAAAAAATATCAGGGTCAGATTCAATTTATTGCTTCAGAAGCGGAATTTACACCGAAAAATATCCAGACCGCCGAAGAACGGGTTAAGCTGGTTTATCGCGTTAAGATTTCTATTGCCAATGAAGCCTATGAGCTAAAACCAGGGATGCCGGCGGATGCGCAAATTCTCTTGAATGGAGAATAA
- a CDS encoding ABC transporter ATP-binding protein, which translates to MMDAIKMHEVTQKFGAVTAVEQLTLAVQEGEIFGLLGPDGAGKTTIMRLLAGLLAPSAGGAWVCDFHTLNDVEALRNHISYMPQRFGLYLDLTVQENIDFYADLYNVPQTIRKEKIPELLAFSNMTAFRDRQARNLSGGMKQKLALACALVHTPKVLLLDEPTNGVDPMSRRDFWRILYKLLEDKVTIFVSTAYLDEAERCDRIGLLHKGRLILAGKPAEIKAKMSGVLLEIRCSAPRIVLPLLKAAMQPRSAGLFGNKIHLVAMGEAAQVVADVKERLRELDIYGEVAAITPSLEDVFISMLTPGESGE; encoded by the coding sequence ATGATGGATGCAATTAAGATGCACGAGGTGACGCAAAAGTTCGGCGCAGTCACCGCTGTGGAGCAGTTGACTCTTGCTGTGCAGGAAGGCGAGATTTTTGGTTTGTTAGGGCCTGACGGAGCGGGTAAGACGACCATCATGAGGCTTTTGGCGGGGCTTTTGGCACCGAGCGCAGGAGGAGCCTGGGTGTGTGATTTTCATACGCTAAACGATGTCGAAGCGCTCCGCAATCACATTAGCTATATGCCGCAGCGCTTTGGTTTGTATCTTGATTTGACGGTGCAAGAGAATATTGATTTTTATGCGGATTTATATAATGTTCCCCAAACCATTCGCAAGGAAAAAATCCCGGAACTGCTGGCGTTTAGTAATATGACAGCTTTTCGCGACAGGCAGGCGCGAAATTTATCCGGCGGCATGAAACAAAAGCTGGCCCTTGCCTGCGCCCTTGTGCATACGCCGAAGGTGCTGCTGTTGGATGAACCGACGAACGGCGTAGACCCGATGTCGCGGCGAGATTTTTGGCGTATTTTGTACAAGCTGCTCGAAGATAAAGTGACTATTTTTGTTTCCACTGCCTATCTTGATGAAGCAGAACGCTGTGACCGCATCGGCCTCTTGCACAAAGGCCGGCTGATTTTGGCAGGCAAGCCGGCAGAAATCAAAGCAAAGATGAGTGGCGTCTTACTGGAAATACGATGCAGTGCGCCCAGAATCGTATTGCCGCTTCTCAAAGCGGCAATGCAGCCTCGTTCAGCCGGTTTGTTTGGCAATAAGATTCATTTAGTTGCCATGGGAGAAGCCGCACAGGTTGTGGCGGACGTCAAGGAGAGACTGCGCGAGTTAGACATTTACGGGGAAGTGGCAGCAATAACACCTTCTTTGGAAGATGTGTTTATCTCAATGCTTACGCCAGGAGAAAGTGGTGAGTGA
- a CDS encoding ABC transporter permease, translated as MAFERLRQMIKKEFIQVLRNPKMRAIVLVMPVVQSLIFGYAVTTDVNQVTTAVFDQAQTQESRELVDRFSRSGYFTVNAVLQSDRDVDEVIGLGKSTVVLRIPTSFSRDLASGATANVQIIVDGVDSNTAGVVLNYAGTILQNENVELLKKRAGLPGWEPTGVQLQTRPWFNENLTSRNFYVPGVIAAIVMLVSLLLTSMSVVREKEMGTMEQIVVTPIKPLEFILGKTMPSIVLGFLNMIFVTLISVFWFDIPVRGSVPLLFLANGLYLMTTVGIGLLISTISDTQQQAMMSSFFFYLPAILLSGFMFPIANMPEVVQWCTYANPLRYFLIIIRGIFIKGVGVSILWPQLLALFLLGMALLTLAVKKFRKNLA; from the coding sequence ATGGCTTTTGAACGTTTGCGGCAAATGATAAAAAAAGAATTTATTCAGGTGCTTCGCAATCCGAAAATGCGGGCCATTGTGTTAGTTATGCCTGTTGTACAAAGCCTTATTTTCGGATACGCTGTGACGACCGATGTAAATCAGGTAACTACGGCTGTTTTTGACCAAGCACAAACGCAGGAAAGCCGGGAATTGGTGGATCGCTTTAGCCGGTCTGGATATTTTACTGTGAATGCAGTGCTGCAAAGTGACAGAGACGTGGATGAAGTAATTGGTTTGGGGAAAAGCACGGTCGTGCTGCGCATCCCAACTTCGTTCAGCCGCGATCTGGCAAGTGGCGCTACGGCTAACGTGCAAATCATTGTGGATGGCGTGGATTCCAATACCGCTGGCGTGGTGTTGAATTATGCCGGGACTATTCTGCAAAATGAGAATGTTGAACTGCTGAAAAAACGCGCAGGGCTTCCCGGCTGGGAGCCGACGGGAGTACAGCTGCAAACGCGACCTTGGTTTAACGAAAACCTAACAAGCCGTAATTTTTATGTGCCTGGAGTCATTGCGGCCATTGTCATGTTGGTCTCGCTTTTGTTGACAAGTATGTCGGTTGTAAGGGAAAAGGAAATGGGCACGATGGAACAAATTGTAGTGACGCCGATTAAGCCGTTAGAGTTCATTTTAGGCAAGACAATGCCATCCATTGTCTTGGGATTTTTGAATATGATTTTCGTTACGCTAATTAGTGTCTTTTGGTTTGATATTCCTGTGCGCGGTAGTGTGCCGCTTTTGTTTTTAGCAAACGGTTTGTATTTGATGACAACCGTCGGCATTGGCCTCTTGATTTCCACCATTTCTGATACGCAGCAGCAAGCGATGATGTCGAGTTTCTTTTTCTACTTGCCAGCGATACTGCTGTCCGGCTTTATGTTTCCGATTGCCAACATGCCGGAAGTAGTGCAATGGTGTACGTATGCAAACCCGCTACGGTACTTCTTAATTATTATTCGCGGCATTTTTATAAAAGGAGTAGGGGTGTCTATCTTATGGCCTCAATTGCTGGCGTTGTTCTTGTTGGGAATGGCGTTGCTGACGTTGGCGGTCAAAAAGTTCCGCAAGAATTTGGCCTAA
- a CDS encoding ABC transporter permease, which produces MSIHRIAAIIRKEFIHILRDSRSLGMAIAMPVLLIFLFGSSLSLDVDRVPLVVWDQSQTTDSRELISRFTSSQYFSLAATASSYADIEGAIDRREAILALVIPYDFSRKLESAQQAEVQLLVDGSDANTATIAIGYAQGVTNSYNSALLLKALQKKGGKAVAMPLEGKLRIWFNQNMQAKNYIVPGLIAVIMMVIASLLTSLTIAREWENGTMEQLITTPLKPLELIIGKLTPYFLIGMLDVALAVLMGRFLFDVPLRGNAALVFGMAALFLPGALAMGMLISIVTRSQLLASQLAMVLTFLPSFLLSGFMYAIANMPEPIQVITHLIPSRYFVTILKNIYLKGAGLEIILAEAIFLFFFGVIMVFIANKKLKKRLV; this is translated from the coding sequence GTGAGCATTCATCGCATAGCAGCTATTATTCGCAAGGAATTTATTCATATTCTCCGCGACTCCCGCAGCTTGGGAATGGCTATTGCCATGCCGGTGTTGTTGATTTTTCTTTTTGGCTCTTCCTTAAGTCTTGATGTGGATCGCGTGCCGCTTGTGGTATGGGATCAAAGCCAAACCACTGACAGTCGTGAATTAATTAGCCGTTTTACATCTTCGCAGTATTTTAGCTTGGCCGCAACAGCCTCTTCGTATGCGGACATTGAAGGTGCCATTGACCGACGGGAGGCTATCTTGGCTCTTGTTATTCCCTACGACTTCAGCCGTAAACTGGAAAGCGCACAGCAGGCGGAGGTGCAGCTCCTCGTCGACGGCAGTGATGCTAATACAGCTACGATTGCTATAGGATATGCCCAAGGCGTGACAAATAGCTACAACAGCGCCTTGCTGTTGAAAGCCTTGCAGAAAAAAGGTGGTAAAGCAGTGGCTATGCCACTGGAGGGGAAGCTGCGTATCTGGTTTAACCAGAATATGCAGGCGAAAAACTATATTGTTCCCGGTCTCATCGCTGTAATCATGATGGTAATTGCATCCTTGCTAACCTCTTTGACTATTGCCCGTGAATGGGAAAACGGAACAATGGAACAGTTGATTACAACCCCCCTTAAGCCGTTGGAATTGATTATTGGCAAACTGACGCCGTATTTTCTCATCGGCATGCTGGATGTGGCGCTAGCGGTGTTGATGGGACGATTTTTGTTTGATGTGCCGCTCCGGGGGAATGCGGCTCTTGTTTTTGGTATGGCGGCTCTGTTTTTGCCGGGTGCTTTGGCAATGGGGATGTTGATCAGCATTGTAACGCGGTCGCAGCTTTTGGCCAGTCAGTTAGCGATGGTGCTGACTTTTTTGCCGTCGTTTCTGCTGTCTGGATTTATGTACGCTATTGCGAATATGCCGGAGCCCATTCAAGTGATTACCCACCTGATACCTTCGCGTTACTTTGTTACTATTTTAAAGAACATCTATTTAAAAGGGGCGGGGTTAGAAATCATTTTGGCGGAAGCGATATTCCTTTTTTTCTTTGGGGTGATTATGGTTTTTATTGCTAACAAGAAACTCAAAAAGAGACTGGTGTGA
- a CDS encoding radical SAM protein encodes MKISKQDALIWFDFFSQLPEQEGISTKHEEIIYATFAQIEAAVDQRNNTLMSEIKNLKTLENRTFFVGKESKFPQGCRSCLLGTGLSAIRKTNKCNLECKFCYNYGELDAIHPVGEGMWEIGGTKFYEKDLDLLLSVYEKPTGISYVYLEPFMEIEEYYAIIKKFKAAGIHQHLYTNGTLATEETLKALGEAGLDEIRFNLGASNCADKVIENIGLAKKYIKNVGIETPMTPEFYAAFFKKKQAIFATHLDFINCAELHLNENNINNYYGENMYISRQGYVSPVWSRELTLKFMKIADEENWDLAVHDCSNYTKFARSLNLSSKAGMWFGASNYACEFSMLPYELFMPILNDDDFEFLQEEELPDAYKPKLLEL; translated from the coding sequence ATGAAAATTTCTAAGCAAGATGCGTTGATATGGTTTGATTTTTTCTCGCAATTACCGGAGCAAGAGGGAATCAGTACGAAACATGAGGAAATTATTTACGCGACCTTTGCGCAAATTGAAGCAGCAGTGGATCAAAGAAATAATACTTTAATGTCGGAAATTAAAAATTTGAAGACCTTGGAAAATAGAACTTTTTTTGTCGGTAAAGAAAGTAAATTTCCCCAAGGCTGCCGTTCTTGTTTGCTTGGGACGGGGTTGAGCGCCATTCGCAAAACGAATAAATGTAACTTGGAATGTAAATTCTGCTATAATTATGGCGAATTAGATGCAATCCATCCGGTGGGCGAAGGCATGTGGGAGATTGGAGGCACAAAATTCTACGAAAAGGATCTTGACTTGCTTCTATCGGTTTACGAAAAACCTACTGGTATTTCCTACGTTTACTTAGAGCCTTTTATGGAAATTGAAGAGTACTATGCCATTATTAAGAAGTTTAAGGCTGCGGGCATTCACCAGCATTTATATACCAATGGCACCCTGGCTACGGAAGAGACCTTGAAAGCCTTGGGGGAGGCGGGGCTTGATGAGATCCGTTTTAACTTAGGCGCTTCAAACTGTGCGGACAAAGTAATTGAAAATATTGGGTTAGCAAAAAAATACATCAAAAACGTAGGCATTGAAACGCCGATGACGCCGGAATTCTATGCAGCGTTTTTCAAAAAGAAGCAGGCGATTTTTGCGACACACCTTGACTTTATCAATTGTGCGGAACTGCATTTAAACGAGAACAATATCAACAATTATTATGGAGAAAACATGTATATTTCCCGACAGGGCTATGTGTCGCCTGTTTGGAGCCGGGAATTGACGCTGAAGTTTATGAAGATAGCCGACGAAGAAAACTGGGATTTGGCGGTTCATGACTGCTCAAACTATACAAAATTTGCGCGAAGCTTGAATTTGAGTAGCAAAGCGGGCATGTGGTTTGGCGCTAGTAATTATGCCTGCGAATTCTCGATGCTTCCTTATGAACTCTTTATGCCCATTTTGAATGATGACGATTTTGAATTTTTGCAGGAAGAAGAGTTGCCTGACGCTTATAAGCCGAAACTTTTAGAACTATAG
- a CDS encoding ABC transporter ATP-binding protein: MSEVEDNRKEPEDAVVVEELAKHYGSFVAVNNVSFRVKRGEIFGFLGPNGAGKSTTIRMLCGIILPTSGMAQVIGLDVFRQAEKIKANIGYMSQKFSLYEDLTVEENIDFYSGIYEIPAERKQERKEWVLKMAELEEQRNCYTSILAGGWRQRLALGCSLLHQPQVLFLDEPTSGVDPISRRNFWDLIYHLAGEGVTVFVTTHYMDEAEYCDRLAMIYRGKLVAIGTPDELKNKHISAQIINLECTDPFAVLNQVKDLPVVKEAALFGRGLHLAVEEAQTAKPLLEAVLKQHKLDYSKLEVIRPSLEDVFVSIIEAQDKKVT, translated from the coding sequence GTGAGTGAAGTGGAAGACAACCGCAAAGAGCCAGAGGATGCAGTGGTTGTGGAAGAGCTGGCAAAGCACTATGGCAGCTTTGTGGCTGTCAACAATGTATCCTTTCGGGTAAAAAGAGGAGAAATTTTTGGCTTTCTTGGACCCAATGGCGCAGGAAAGTCGACTACCATCCGCATGCTGTGCGGCATTATTTTACCAACGTCCGGCATGGCCCAGGTAATCGGTTTGGACGTATTCCGCCAGGCAGAGAAAATTAAAGCCAATATTGGTTATATGTCACAAAAGTTTTCGCTTTATGAAGATCTCACGGTGGAAGAAAACATTGATTTTTATAGTGGCATCTACGAAATTCCGGCAGAACGAAAACAAGAACGCAAAGAGTGGGTTCTCAAAATGGCCGAGCTGGAGGAGCAGCGAAACTGTTACACATCTATCTTGGCCGGCGGCTGGAGGCAGCGGCTGGCCTTAGGATGTTCGCTATTGCATCAGCCGCAAGTATTATTTTTGGATGAGCCGACATCTGGCGTAGATCCCATTTCGCGACGTAATTTTTGGGATTTGATTTATCATCTTGCAGGCGAGGGTGTTACCGTTTTTGTTACCACGCATTATATGGATGAAGCCGAATATTGTGACCGTTTGGCTATGATTTATCGAGGCAAGTTGGTGGCTATAGGTACGCCGGATGAACTGAAAAACAAGCATATCTCAGCGCAAATTATCAATTTAGAATGTACAGATCCTTTTGCGGTTTTGAACCAAGTGAAAGACCTGCCGGTAGTGAAAGAAGCTGCTCTTTTTGGACGGGGACTGCATCTGGCGGTGGAAGAGGCTCAGACGGCCAAGCCGCTCCTTGAGGCTGTTTTGAAGCAGCATAAGCTTGATTACAGCAAACTAGAAGTGATTAGACCATCGCTGGAAGACGTGTTTGTATCTATTATAGAAGCACAAGATAAGAAGGTAACGTAA
- a CDS encoding EAL domain-containing protein: MKKVGDSHQHDGVFSIKSIRMRLLLIMLALMCGSLSLLTGLSYYFSDKALSKSVNETAAAISLDYSQRASAFVKELVVFVQDIAVNPHIVNPQNRQEIVDVLALSLQRNNKFTGINYGDLAGNVIRAQGDTAYLGDRDYYLKAIKTKELTISEPLVSKGSGRLSLAIAAPVLVNGEVKAVIQATMPLDSLNDLVGAIRFMDSGYGFIADQSGVIIAHAVHSEINGKVRIGKLATEAEDVPETDERLAALFAKAIAGEGPVQGAYTLRNRLVFTVLTPVELPGGARWLLGVSAPESEVIAEVVTLNTILLLAALGCVVLGAFVIVLISSRFARPEEKYFKAFRYVDDAVGIVSFASGNFIEVNDAFFELLGYERNEILARPVESLGLWAEEQNSQVQWLLKNECSVSKVETLWRGRNGEIRIGLFSADVFEMGKERYYVFVWHDITEQKKAEESLQKSYGELEQKVEERTQELFATNEELTAANEEMLAMNDELDMANRRLQEENRMRCQTEDKLLLRERQYRAATGLLTRPVENVEVLMEKMLTNALQLVQATGGFVGIYNDAGTSVTLHHGIGMPQEAIKASLTASVGPLKTIYESGDTLLLRDSWWDVVFRKENPRNTSVIFIPLQQGKDVKGVLAASWGGEESALEEEAAEVLRQFADLAVLALERAEAQGKISHMAFFDLLTGLPNRLNLNLYLEKEFAKVRAGEAAGVLFFIDMDDLKTINDTFGHSAGDKVIMQAGETLQRIMKGELLVARISGDEFVVVDPRQGAAQQAEALADQMIKELCQEYDLGEAKIQMSASIGIVEYPQHGTVPEVILQKADVAMYAAKETGRNCWHIFETALLEKTSEDTMLINAMRFALEREEMFLQYQPQWTVDGKRIIGVEALLRWESREHGRISPARFIPLAERSRLIIQIGQWVLRQACRFAARLAHEGRCDVRVAVNISPRQIKDENFVSYVLNTIKEEGVRPWQIELEVTESVFIDHTDESISKLKQLKEQGVHLSVDDFGTGFSSLSYLRKLPVNCLKIDKSFVDEIASDDMQFQFVNSIINMGHTLGVSIVAEGVETKEQLAELDKCNCDYIQGFLLSKPLVEEEAVAVVLKGFSTL, encoded by the coding sequence ATGAAAAAAGTAGGGGATTCCCATCAGCATGATGGTGTTTTTAGCATTAAAAGCATACGGATGCGGCTGTTACTCATTATGTTGGCGCTTATGTGCGGTTCGCTAAGTTTGCTAACTGGTTTGAGTTACTATTTTTCCGACAAAGCATTATCGAAAAGCGTTAATGAAACAGCGGCGGCAATTAGTTTAGATTATTCACAACGTGCCAGCGCTTTTGTAAAAGAATTAGTAGTCTTTGTGCAAGATATAGCGGTAAATCCGCATATTGTGAATCCTCAAAACCGGCAGGAAATTGTAGATGTACTGGCTTTGAGCTTGCAGCGAAACAATAAGTTTACTGGCATTAACTACGGAGATCTTGCGGGGAACGTGATTCGCGCGCAAGGAGACACCGCCTATTTGGGAGATCGTGACTATTATCTAAAGGCAATCAAAACGAAAGAGCTTACTATTTCAGAGCCTTTAGTATCTAAAGGCTCTGGGCGCTTGTCTCTTGCTATCGCCGCACCGGTGCTGGTAAACGGCGAAGTGAAGGCGGTTATTCAAGCGACAATGCCCCTTGATAGTCTCAATGATCTGGTTGGCGCTATTCGCTTTATGGACAGTGGGTATGGGTTTATTGCTGATCAGTCCGGAGTTATTATTGCTCATGCAGTTCATTCGGAAATCAATGGCAAGGTGCGTATTGGCAAGTTGGCAACGGAAGCAGAGGATGTTCCTGAAACAGATGAGCGGCTGGCAGCGTTGTTTGCTAAAGCCATTGCTGGAGAAGGACCAGTGCAAGGCGCATATACGCTAAGAAACCGGCTGGTTTTTACGGTGCTGACGCCGGTGGAACTTCCCGGAGGGGCCCGCTGGCTCTTGGGAGTTTCGGCACCGGAAAGCGAAGTGATCGCCGAGGTTGTAACTCTTAATACCATTTTATTGCTGGCGGCATTAGGTTGTGTTGTTTTAGGCGCATTTGTAATTGTTCTCATCAGTAGCCGTTTTGCAAGGCCGGAAGAAAAATATTTCAAAGCCTTTCGTTATGTGGATGATGCAGTGGGAATTGTAAGCTTTGCTTCAGGAAACTTTATTGAGGTCAATGATGCGTTTTTTGAACTATTGGGATATGAACGAAATGAAATTTTGGCAAGACCTGTGGAATCATTAGGCTTGTGGGCGGAAGAGCAAAATTCTCAGGTCCAATGGCTGCTCAAAAATGAGTGTTCTGTAAGCAAGGTAGAGACCTTGTGGCGTGGACGAAACGGTGAAATTCGGATTGGCCTTTTTTCCGCGGATGTATTTGAGATGGGGAAAGAACGCTATTATGTATTTGTTTGGCATGATATTACGGAGCAAAAAAAAGCGGAAGAGAGTTTGCAAAAATCATACGGAGAACTGGAACAAAAAGTAGAGGAGAGAACGCAAGAACTTTTTGCTACTAATGAAGAGCTTACTGCTGCCAACGAAGAGATGCTGGCAATGAATGACGAATTAGATATGGCGAATCGGCGGTTGCAAGAAGAAAATCGTATGCGCTGTCAAACCGAAGACAAGTTGTTATTGCGCGAACGGCAGTATCGAGCGGCTACTGGTTTATTGACTCGTCCTGTTGAAAATGTCGAAGTGCTTATGGAGAAAATGCTGACCAATGCATTGCAGTTGGTGCAGGCGACAGGCGGGTTTGTAGGTATTTATAATGACGCAGGAACTTCGGTGACGCTTCATCATGGGATCGGCATGCCGCAAGAGGCAATCAAAGCGTCTCTTACAGCTAGTGTGGGGCCGCTTAAAACTATATATGAATCAGGGGATACTTTGTTGCTTCGAGATTCTTGGTGGGATGTGGTTTTTCGAAAAGAAAACCCGCGAAATACTAGTGTCATATTTATTCCTCTACAGCAAGGGAAGGACGTTAAAGGCGTTTTGGCGGCGAGCTGGGGCGGTGAAGAGAGCGCGCTGGAAGAAGAGGCTGCAGAGGTATTGCGGCAATTTGCGGATTTGGCCGTTTTGGCTTTGGAACGCGCTGAAGCGCAGGGGAAAATTAGCCACATGGCATTTTTTGATTTATTAACAGGCTTGCCTAATCGTTTGAATTTAAATTTGTATCTTGAAAAGGAGTTTGCAAAAGTTCGGGCAGGAGAAGCCGCAGGCGTTTTGTTTTTTATTGATATGGATGATTTGAAAACCATAAATGATACCTTTGGTCATTCGGCGGGAGATAAGGTGATTATGCAGGCAGGGGAAACGCTGCAGCGCATTATGAAAGGGGAGCTCTTAGTTGCACGCATCAGCGGCGATGAGTTTGTTGTTGTCGATCCCAGGCAAGGAGCGGCCCAGCAGGCTGAGGCGTTGGCGGATCAAATGATTAAAGAGCTTTGTCAGGAATACGATTTAGGGGAAGCTAAAATTCAGATGTCCGCCAGTATTGGTATTGTTGAGTACCCGCAGCATGGCACAGTACCGGAAGTTATTTTGCAAAAGGCGGATGTTGCCATGTATGCGGCCAAAGAAACCGGCCGCAATTGCTGGCATATTTTTGAAACAGCTTTGTTGGAAAAGACTTCTGAAGATACGATGTTGATTAATGCTATGCGGTTTGCTTTAGAGCGAGAAGAAATGTTTTTGCAATATCAACCGCAATGGACGGTGGACGGAAAGAGAATTATTGGCGTAGAAGCATTGCTACGCTGGGAAAGCAGGGAACATGGCCGCATCTCACCAGCGAGATTTATTCCCTTAGCCGAAAGGAGCCGCTTGATTATACAGATTGGTCAATGGGTGCTTCGGCAAGCTTGTCGATTTGCTGCTCGTTTGGCGCATGAGGGACGGTGTGATGTACGTGTAGCCGTAAATATATCACCGAGGCAGATTAAAGATGAAAATTTTGTTTCTTATGTTTTGAATACGATCAAAGAAGAAGGGGTTCGGCCTTGGCAAATTGAATTGGAAGTAACGGAAAGCGTATTTATTGACCATACGGATGAAAGTATTTCTAAGTTGAAACAATTAAAAGAACAAGGAGTTCATTTATCAGTAGATGATTTTGGAACTGGATTTTCTTCCTTGTCGTATTTGCGCAAACTACCGGTGAATTGTTTGAAAATCGATAAATCTTTTGTTGATGAAATTGCTAGTGATGATATGCAGTTCCAGTTTGTAAATTCGATCATTAATATGGGGCATACGCTGGGAGTCAGTATTGTAGCAGAAGGAGTTGAAACCAAAGAACAATTGGCAGAGTTAGATAAGTGCAACTGTGATTATATACAAGGATTTCTCCTTAGTAAACCTTTGGTGGAAGAAGAAGCAGTGGCTGTAGTGCTTAAAGGATTTTCAACCCTTTAA
- a CDS encoding CGGC domain-containing protein: MKIAILVREETMERCTVGGCLKAFFQKEDAFERYRDMENVELLSVTHNGGDLAKKIETLRKKEVDVIHLSSCMRKKDPNYKAVAEALAEHFIVVGYTHGQEDANTICAARKSGEQ; encoded by the coding sequence ATGAAAATTGCTATTCTTGTGCGCGAAGAAACTATGGAGCGCTGTACCGTAGGGGGCTGTCTAAAAGCTTTTTTTCAAAAAGAGGACGCTTTTGAACGGTATCGAGATATGGAAAACGTGGAATTACTGTCGGTGACGCATAACGGCGGAGACCTGGCGAAAAAGATAGAAACGCTGCGAAAAAAAGAAGTGGATGTTATTCACCTTTCTTCCTGTATGCGAAAAAAAGATCCCAATTATAAAGCGGTGGCCGAGGCGCTAGCGGAACATTTTATCGTTGTGGGCTATACGCATGGTCAAGAAGATGCCAATACGATTTGTGCGGCAAGAAAGTCTGGAGAACAGTAG
- a CDS encoding HD domain-containing protein: MGVKEDYQSELKQHFGTDVRRIQHALMVLKAAEMIMNGENIQGAMRDVVTITALLHDVGIKAAEQKYQSAAGPYQEIEGPPLARAILERRGAEPALSERVCYIIGGHHTASKNDGIDFQIIWEADLLVNIEEEGLAQNRHALAAIIEKNFKTATGKNLAKRTFLQ; this comes from the coding sequence ATGGGTGTAAAAGAAGACTATCAAAGTGAACTGAAACAACATTTCGGGACTGATGTACGTCGAATTCAGCATGCTCTTATGGTTTTAAAAGCAGCAGAAATGATTATGAACGGTGAAAATATCCAAGGCGCTATGCGGGATGTCGTGACGATTACGGCGCTTTTGCACGATGTGGGTATTAAAGCAGCAGAGCAAAAATATCAATCTGCAGCAGGACCTTACCAGGAAATCGAAGGGCCTCCTCTGGCGCGCGCCATACTGGAACGACGCGGCGCAGAGCCGGCCCTGTCGGAGCGGGTTTGCTATATTATAGGCGGCCATCATACGGCGAGCAAAAATGACGGTATTGATTTTCAAATCATTTGGGAAGCGGATTTGCTTGTTAATATCGAAGAAGAAGGCTTGGCTCAAAATCGGCATGCCCTTGCAGCTATTATCGAAAAGAATTTTAAGACCGCTACAGGTAAAAACTTGGCGAAAAGAACATTTTTGCAGTAA